One Shewanella sp. MR-4 DNA window includes the following coding sequences:
- the xni gene encoding flap endonuclease Xni — translation MNKFLIIDGLNLVRRIYAAIPDENDMDSLTDRVSVACTKLLRIHHPTHVAIVWDGDEISWRKQLYPDYKKGRKPMPEPLAAGLSALQEHLKSLPIQSIYAAAEADDVIATLAMKTAKAQGEAVIVSTDKGFSQLNHPRISQWDHFNQQYLNIAELEQKLGVDRNQFLDLMALAGDSGNKIPGIAGIGPKSAAELLRTFRTLATLFSSLSNLGAKQAKKLAEGRDMARLSYKLAQLQTDLPLNINLRDFRVNGPANTQQAE, via the coding sequence ATGAATAAGTTTTTAATTATCGATGGTCTCAACTTAGTTCGCCGCATTTATGCGGCGATCCCAGATGAGAACGATATGGACAGTTTAACGGACCGCGTGAGCGTTGCCTGTACTAAACTGCTGCGCATTCACCACCCTACCCATGTCGCCATTGTCTGGGATGGTGATGAGATCTCTTGGCGTAAACAGCTTTACCCTGACTATAAAAAGGGCAGAAAACCTATGCCTGAGCCACTGGCCGCGGGCTTGTCAGCACTACAGGAACACCTTAAGAGCTTACCAATCCAATCGATTTATGCCGCCGCCGAGGCCGATGATGTTATTGCCACCCTTGCGATGAAAACCGCCAAGGCTCAAGGTGAAGCCGTTATCGTGTCGACGGACAAGGGCTTTAGTCAGCTCAATCATCCGCGGATCAGCCAGTGGGACCACTTTAATCAGCAATATTTAAATATCGCAGAACTAGAGCAAAAACTGGGGGTTGATCGCAACCAATTTCTTGATTTAATGGCACTTGCTGGAGATAGCGGCAATAAAATCCCCGGTATTGCAGGCATTGGCCCCAAATCGGCCGCCGAATTACTCAGAACCTTCAGAACCTTAGCAACACTGTTTTCCTCTCTATCCAATCTCGGTGCGAAACAAGCCAAGAAACTGGCCGAAGGGCGAGATATGGCTCGCCTAAGCTATAAATTGGCACAGCTACAAACCGATTTACCCTTGAACATCAACCTAAGGGATTTTAGGGTCAACGGCCCCGCCAATACGCAGCAGGCAGAATAA
- a CDS encoding transcriptional regulator GcvA, with protein sequence MSRRLPPLNAVKAFEAAARHLSFTRAAEELFVTQAAVSHQIKALEDFLGLKLFRRKNRSLLLTEEGQSYFLDIKDIFTQLADATDRLLARSAIGSLTVSMSPSFAIQWLVPRLSKFSEKNPDIDVRIKAVDTEASSLTDDVDVAIYYGLGNWPGLRADKLRNEVLIPVCSPMLLNGPKPLSKPEDLKYHTLLHDMSRHDWQAWFRQCGIHDINVNQGPIFSHSSLVLQAAAHGQGVALGYSVLARPDIKAGRLVCPFQEVLVSKDAYYLVCQQNHAELGKVVAFREWMLDMFAEESRSELLPG encoded by the coding sequence ATGTCAAGACGCTTACCACCACTGAATGCGGTTAAAGCATTTGAGGCCGCCGCACGGCATTTGAGCTTTACTCGAGCGGCTGAAGAATTGTTTGTGACTCAGGCTGCGGTGAGTCACCAAATTAAGGCGCTGGAAGATTTTCTCGGATTAAAATTATTTCGCCGAAAGAATCGTTCGCTGCTGCTGACCGAAGAAGGTCAGAGCTATTTTCTCGATATTAAAGATATCTTCACTCAACTGGCGGATGCGACCGACAGGCTGCTCGCACGTAGCGCCATTGGTTCGTTGACCGTGAGTATGTCGCCCAGTTTTGCGATTCAGTGGCTGGTGCCGCGCCTGTCGAAGTTTAGTGAAAAAAATCCCGACATTGACGTACGAATTAAAGCGGTTGACACAGAGGCCAGCTCCTTAACCGACGATGTCGACGTCGCCATTTATTATGGTTTAGGCAATTGGCCGGGACTGCGCGCCGATAAACTCCGCAATGAAGTGCTGATCCCTGTATGTTCGCCCATGCTGTTAAACGGCCCTAAGCCGTTATCAAAGCCGGAAGATTTAAAATACCACACCCTGCTGCACGATATGAGCCGCCACGATTGGCAGGCTTGGTTTAGACAATGTGGCATTCACGATATCAACGTCAACCAAGGGCCGATTTTCAGTCATTCCTCCCTCGTTTTGCAGGCGGCGGCCCACGGCCAAGGTGTGGCCTTGGGTTATAGCGTACTCGCTCGCCCCGATATTAAGGCGGGGCGACTGGTGTGCCCATTCCAAGAAGTGTTAGTGAGTAAAGATGCTTATTACCTCGTCTGCCAACAGAATCATGCCGAGCTCGGTAAAGTGGTCGCGTTTCGTGAGTGGATGTTAGATATGTTTGCCGAGGAGTCACGCAGTGAGTTGTTGCCCGGATAA
- a CDS encoding isocitrate dehydrogenase, producing the protein MSKRTITVIPGDGIGPSIIDSALKILDKAGCDFEYEFADAGLTALEKQGELLPQRTLELIEKNRITLKGPLTTPVGEGFTSINVTLRKKFGLYANVRPVLSFKGTQARYENIDIITVRENTEGMYSGHGQKVSEDGTTAEATSIVTRQGAEQIATFAYELARKENRKKVTIVHKANIMKSTSGLFLKVAREVSQRYPDIKTEEMIVDATCMKLVMNPENFDVIVTTNLFGDILSDLCAGLVGGLGMAPGANIGRDAAIFEAVHGSAPDIAGKNLANPTSVILASIQMLEYLGMADKADMIRKAVSAVIEEGDRTTRDLGGTHGTTDFTQAVLDRLS; encoded by the coding sequence ATGTCAAAAAGAACGATAACCGTAATTCCAGGTGATGGAATTGGCCCAAGTATTATTGATTCAGCCTTAAAAATTCTTGATAAAGCAGGTTGTGATTTTGAATATGAATTTGCCGATGCCGGCTTAACTGCTCTCGAGAAGCAGGGTGAACTACTTCCGCAGCGTACTTTAGAACTGATCGAAAAAAACCGCATCACCCTGAAAGGCCCGCTGACGACACCAGTAGGCGAAGGCTTCACCTCTATCAACGTGACATTACGTAAGAAATTCGGCCTGTACGCTAACGTGCGTCCAGTGTTGTCTTTCAAAGGCACTCAAGCCCGTTATGAAAACATTGATATCATCACAGTGCGTGAAAACACCGAAGGCATGTACTCAGGCCACGGTCAAAAAGTGTCTGAAGACGGCACCACAGCTGAAGCGACCAGTATCGTCACTCGCCAAGGCGCTGAGCAGATCGCGACATTCGCCTACGAACTGGCCCGCAAAGAAAACCGTAAGAAAGTCACTATCGTGCATAAAGCAAACATCATGAAGTCAACTTCAGGCCTGTTCCTGAAAGTGGCCCGTGAAGTGAGCCAACGCTACCCAGACATCAAAACCGAAGAAATGATCGTCGATGCGACTTGCATGAAGCTAGTGATGAACCCAGAAAACTTCGACGTTATCGTGACCACCAACCTGTTTGGTGACATTCTGTCGGATCTGTGTGCTGGTTTAGTTGGCGGTTTAGGTATGGCACCCGGCGCCAACATTGGCCGTGATGCAGCGATTTTCGAAGCGGTTCATGGCAGCGCGCCAGATATCGCTGGTAAAAACCTCGCAAACCCAACCTCTGTGATCTTAGCCTCTATCCAAATGCTGGAATACTTAGGCATGGCTGATAAAGCCGACATGATCCGTAAAGCCGTATCGGCAGTGATTGAAGAAGGCGACCGTACGACTCGCGATTTAGGCGGCACCCACGGCACGACTGACTTCACTCAAGCGGTGCTTGACCGTCTGTCATAA
- a CDS encoding prolyl oligopeptidase family serine peptidase, translating to MKLLPITSLVLLSLGILPNAHAETSTKPLTLTDIMKFESLEKPVIADNGQVLAVEVAPDRGDSHGLIKNLQTGNAFQIEGGSDPIVSHTGRYVAMAVKPSLLTVETSDAKAKKKLKADMVLLDTETGTQTKFERVKEFVFSDDGAHLAIWFEADEEAKKDAKEKTEGADYKPKAEKVKVDKFDQGRRLSLVNLSSPSQRVDLEHVTAYQFDKDSRRLAVAVNDIEAKQHQLQLIDLKDYKKSTAFESQTQQIGAVSLSKNGRWLAFTQGDASELPYGRSYQLSLVDIASGKIRPVPNTKEWTLNRYASLNFSLDSERLFFGRVPEVSQQLSLKKIAEEKDLYDKEIVTGLRGLKVWHGDDPRIKPHEIKQYDKEQKRTYLAVLHLGSNNVVQLGDKTVPDVTLSQHKRYMLASSDLPYRKMITWAGFYQDYYLVDINTGRKLPLLTQQPSDSDPSLSGDGKYVAYYQQGNVYLYDIAEGRRTNLTKSLKVSFADEDHDYPSNAPGYGFGPWLKDDAGFLVYDKYDVWQFNTASKSGFALTAGQGRAQKIQYRVEGLVDNPDEPTTLAYNATVLLHGYSDKTKADGFYQATLGEAGVKTLMEGEYKLTVLGRSKDADTLVFSKERFDLFPDLYTASYQAPQNAVKQTDLDKQRQAFNWSQAELVHWTNGDGKPLDGVLIKPTNYQAGERYPVLVYYYRFMTDRLHAFPQMKVNHRPNFAWYVNNGYAVFLPDIRFDIGYPGASSVQALTSGVQKLIDMGVADANAIGLQGHSWSGYQTAFAITQTKMFKAAVAGAPVANMTSAYSGIRHGTGLARQFQYETGQSRIGESLFAAPQKYIENSPVFYADRIQTPLMIMFGDKDDAVPWEQGVEMYLAMRRAGKDVVFLQYEDEPHHLKKYPNKLDYSIRMMEYFDHYLKGKPAPAWLSQGEAYVEYKADDE from the coding sequence TTGAAGTTATTACCTATCACATCGCTAGTGCTTTTATCCCTCGGAATACTGCCCAATGCCCATGCAGAAACCAGCACTAAACCGCTTACCCTGACCGACATAATGAAGTTTGAGTCCCTCGAAAAACCCGTTATCGCTGACAATGGTCAAGTGCTCGCGGTGGAGGTGGCACCGGATCGTGGCGATAGCCATGGTTTGATTAAGAATCTACAGACAGGTAACGCATTCCAAATTGAAGGTGGCTCGGATCCTATTGTGAGTCACACAGGCCGTTATGTAGCGATGGCGGTTAAACCCAGTTTACTCACCGTTGAAACCAGCGATGCTAAAGCGAAGAAAAAGCTTAAGGCCGATATGGTGCTGCTCGACACTGAAACGGGCACGCAAACCAAATTTGAACGGGTAAAAGAATTTGTCTTTAGCGACGATGGCGCGCATTTAGCCATTTGGTTTGAAGCCGACGAAGAGGCTAAGAAAGACGCCAAAGAGAAGACCGAAGGCGCCGATTATAAGCCCAAAGCCGAGAAGGTGAAGGTCGATAAGTTCGACCAAGGCCGTCGTTTGAGTTTAGTGAATTTGTCTTCACCATCGCAGCGGGTGGATCTGGAACATGTGACCGCCTATCAGTTTGATAAAGACAGTCGCCGCTTGGCCGTTGCGGTCAATGATATCGAGGCGAAACAACATCAACTGCAACTGATTGATTTGAAAGACTACAAAAAATCAACGGCATTTGAATCTCAAACTCAGCAAATCGGTGCGGTTTCACTGTCGAAAAATGGTCGCTGGCTGGCCTTTACTCAAGGGGATGCGAGTGAATTACCCTATGGCCGCAGCTATCAGCTAAGCCTAGTCGATATCGCTTCGGGCAAAATTCGCCCTGTGCCAAATACCAAAGAGTGGACGTTAAACCGTTACGCCAGTTTAAACTTCTCCCTAGACAGTGAGCGACTCTTCTTTGGCCGCGTGCCTGAAGTGAGCCAGCAGCTCAGCCTGAAGAAAATAGCTGAAGAAAAAGATCTTTACGACAAAGAGATAGTTACAGGCCTACGTGGACTTAAGGTTTGGCATGGGGACGATCCGCGGATTAAACCCCATGAAATCAAACAATATGATAAAGAGCAAAAGCGTACTTACTTAGCCGTGCTGCATTTAGGCTCAAATAATGTGGTGCAGCTTGGCGATAAAACGGTGCCGGATGTGACTCTGTCGCAGCATAAACGTTATATGCTGGCAAGCTCTGACTTACCCTATCGCAAGATGATCACTTGGGCGGGTTTTTATCAGGATTATTACTTGGTGGATATCAACACGGGCCGCAAGTTACCATTGTTAACCCAGCAGCCAAGCGATTCTGATCCTAGCTTATCGGGCGACGGTAAATATGTAGCCTATTATCAGCAAGGTAATGTGTATTTATACGATATTGCCGAAGGGCGTCGTACCAATCTGACCAAGTCTTTAAAGGTGAGTTTTGCCGACGAGGACCATGATTATCCTTCCAATGCACCGGGTTATGGTTTTGGCCCTTGGCTTAAGGACGATGCAGGTTTCCTCGTCTACGACAAATACGATGTATGGCAGTTTAATACCGCATCGAAAAGCGGATTTGCCTTAACCGCGGGGCAGGGACGCGCTCAAAAAATCCAATATCGTGTTGAAGGTTTAGTCGATAATCCCGATGAGCCAACCACACTGGCTTACAATGCCACTGTGCTGCTGCATGGTTACAGCGACAAGACTAAGGCCGATGGTTTTTATCAAGCGACCTTAGGCGAAGCGGGCGTTAAGACCTTGATGGAAGGCGAGTATAAATTAACTGTGCTTGGTCGCAGTAAAGATGCGGATACCTTAGTGTTTTCTAAGGAGCGCTTCGATCTGTTCCCCGATTTATACACCGCAAGCTATCAAGCGCCACAAAATGCCGTGAAGCAAACCGATTTAGATAAGCAGCGCCAAGCCTTTAATTGGAGCCAAGCCGAATTAGTGCATTGGACCAATGGTGATGGCAAGCCGCTCGATGGCGTGTTGATTAAGCCGACGAACTATCAAGCGGGCGAGCGTTATCCTGTGCTGGTTTACTACTATCGCTTTATGACCGACAGACTACATGCCTTCCCGCAAATGAAGGTCAACCACAGACCAAACTTCGCTTGGTATGTGAATAACGGTTATGCGGTATTCTTGCCGGATATTCGTTTCGATATCGGTTATCCCGGCGCCAGTTCGGTTCAAGCCCTGACCTCGGGCGTGCAAAAGCTTATCGATATGGGCGTTGCCGATGCTAACGCCATTGGTTTACAAGGACACTCTTGGAGCGGTTATCAAACGGCGTTTGCCATCACTCAAACCAAGATGTTTAAAGCCGCGGTGGCGGGTGCACCAGTGGCCAACATGACCAGCGCCTACAGCGGTATTCGCCATGGCACAGGGCTTGCGCGCCAATTCCAATACGAAACCGGCCAAAGCCGCATAGGTGAAAGCCTCTTCGCTGCGCCGCAAAAGTATATTGAGAACTCGCCGGTATTCTATGCCGATCGCATTCAAACGCCGTTGATGATCATGTTTGGCGATAAAGACGATGCGGTACCTTGGGAGCAAGGTGTTGAAATGTACCTGGCGATGCGCCGTGCGGGTAAAGATGTGGTGTTTTTACAATATGAAGATGAACCCCATCATCTGAAGAAATACCCTAATAAGCTCGATTACAGCATTCGGATGATGGAATACTTCGACCATTATCTTAAAGGTAAACCCGCGCCAGCCTGGCTAAGCCAAGGCGAAGCCTATGTCGAATATAAAGCCGATGATGAGTAA
- a CDS encoding DUF423 domain-containing protein has protein sequence MRKGLLLLAAVSGFFAVALGAFGAHGLKAVAPPELIEVFNLGVQYHFYHTFALIAVAFAGQWLTSRLLDWAAYLFMAGIVLFSGSLYGLALVGSKWFGPITPMGGGCFLLGWLLLAAAVWRHKVVDGNES, from the coding sequence ATGCGTAAAGGATTGTTGTTACTCGCCGCAGTAAGCGGATTTTTTGCGGTCGCGCTAGGCGCCTTTGGCGCCCATGGACTCAAGGCTGTCGCACCGCCTGAGCTGATTGAGGTGTTTAATCTGGGGGTGCAATATCACTTCTATCATACCTTTGCGCTGATTGCCGTGGCCTTTGCTGGGCAGTGGTTAACCTCACGTTTGCTGGATTGGGCGGCGTACCTGTTTATGGCCGGTATTGTGCTGTTTTCTGGCTCGCTTTACGGTTTGGCGCTGGTCGGTAGCAAATGGTTTGGCCCTATCACGCCGATGGGCGGTGGCTGTTTCCTCTTAGGTTGGTTATTGCTGGCCGCGGCTGTATGGCGCCATAAAGTGGTGGATGGTAACGAGTCATAA
- the rlmM gene encoding 23S rRNA (cytidine(2498)-2'-O)-methyltransferase RlmM yields MKNLFLFCRAGYEKECAAEIQQRAAELNVGGFVKANNNDAYVVYQCFEEDGGDTLVKQLPLDSLIFARQMFAASELLADLPESDRVSPIVAALSDVSKAGELRVETPDTNEAKELSAFCRKFTVPLRQHLKKSGSLLAQENPKRPIIHVCFIGPGRAYAGYSFSNNSSPYFMGIPRLKMAADAPSRSSLKLDEAFAQFVPKEEQEERVRSGMNAVDLGACPGGWTYQLVRRGMMVSAVDNGPMNEKLMETGQVKHFREDGFRFEPQRKNIYWLVCDMVEKPARVAELIEAWAINGWFKEAIFNLKLPMKSRYKEVMAILNTMQEILKENGINEFQLQCKHLYHDRDEVTVHLWIRPSQAWN; encoded by the coding sequence ATGAAAAACCTATTTTTATTTTGCCGTGCAGGCTATGAGAAAGAATGCGCAGCAGAAATCCAACAGCGAGCCGCCGAGCTCAATGTGGGTGGCTTTGTTAAGGCCAACAACAACGATGCCTACGTGGTATATCAATGTTTTGAAGAAGACGGCGGCGATACCTTAGTGAAGCAATTGCCGTTGGATTCACTGATTTTTGCCCGTCAGATGTTTGCCGCAAGCGAACTGTTGGCGGATTTACCCGAGTCTGATCGTGTCAGCCCGATTGTGGCGGCGCTCAGTGACGTCAGTAAAGCGGGTGAGCTGAGGGTTGAAACTCCAGACACCAACGAAGCGAAAGAGCTGTCGGCATTTTGCCGTAAGTTTACCGTGCCTTTGCGCCAGCATTTGAAAAAATCCGGCAGTTTACTGGCACAGGAAAATCCTAAGCGTCCGATTATTCACGTCTGTTTTATCGGTCCAGGTCGCGCCTACGCAGGTTATTCCTTCAGTAACAATAGCTCACCCTATTTTATGGGGATCCCGCGCCTGAAAATGGCTGCCGATGCGCCGAGCCGCTCAAGCCTGAAACTCGATGAAGCATTCGCGCAGTTTGTGCCTAAAGAAGAGCAGGAAGAACGGGTTCGCAGCGGCATGAATGCGGTGGACTTAGGTGCTTGTCCTGGCGGTTGGACTTATCAACTGGTGCGTCGTGGCATGATGGTCTCTGCTGTCGATAATGGCCCAATGAACGAAAAGCTGATGGAAACCGGACAAGTGAAACATTTCCGCGAGGATGGTTTCCGCTTCGAACCACAGCGCAAAAACATTTATTGGTTAGTCTGTGACATGGTTGAAAAACCCGCGCGCGTGGCTGAGTTGATTGAAGCTTGGGCCATCAATGGCTGGTTTAAAGAAGCGATTTTCAACCTCAAACTGCCGATGAAGAGCCGTTATAAAGAAGTGATGGCGATTTTGAATACCATGCAGGAAATCCTCAAGGAAAACGGCATCAACGAATTCCAGTTGCAGTGTAAGCACTTATACCATGACCGTGATGAAGTGACTGTTCACCTGTGGATTAGACCGAGCCAGGCTTGGAACTAA
- a CDS encoding DUF3192 domain-containing protein, with product MKSKTSVIIGSIFAAYVAFVAVVVLVYEPTPDEMDWEDRQVYNSQKLNELTLGQDISTVKTLFGKADFSEAKSIKDGQLQVLFYRTHHEKSDGVTTKEECTPLIFKDDKLVAWGDDTYKQYLEAGTDIVNRTAKEAESSSKN from the coding sequence ATGAAATCAAAAACTTCGGTCATTATTGGTAGCATATTTGCAGCCTATGTCGCCTTCGTTGCTGTTGTGGTGCTCGTATACGAACCCACTCCAGATGAAATGGATTGGGAAGACAGGCAAGTCTATAACAGCCAAAAATTAAATGAGTTAACACTCGGACAGGATATTTCTACCGTTAAGACTTTATTTGGCAAAGCCGACTTTTCAGAGGCGAAATCCATTAAGGATGGCCAGCTACAAGTGCTCTTTTATCGTACTCACCATGAAAAATCCGATGGCGTGACCACCAAAGAAGAATGCACCCCACTGATTTTTAAAGACGATAAACTTGTGGCCTGGGGTGATGATACCTATAAACAGTATCTCGAAGCTGGCACCGATATCGTTAACCGCACCGCCAAAGAAGCTGAAAGCTCAAGCAAAAATTGA
- the thiI gene encoding tRNA uracil 4-sulfurtransferase ThiI: MKFIVKLYPEIMMKSKPVRMRFTKMLETNIRNVLKKVDEDAKVQRQWDRIWVKVPNDKPELAQAFGERLACIPGIAHVVQVDEYSFTSVDDIYQQVLPVYRDQIAGKTFCVRVKRTGSHDFNSIEVERYVGGGLNQFTDAIGVRLKNPEVTVNLEIEGDKLYMVTKRIEGLGGFPMATQEDVLSLISGGFDSGVSSYQFIKKGARTHYCFFNLGGAQHEIGVKQVAYHLWKTYGESHKVKFVSVPFEPVVAEILEKIDNGQMGVVLKRMMMRTAARIAERMGIQAIVTGESLGQVSSQTLTNLNVIDRCTDMLILRPLIAMDKQDIINECRRIGTEDFAKSMPEYCGVISQKPTVKAVLAKVEAEETKFSEDLIDRIVEQAVVIDIREIAEQMNTRITETETVVAIDTNEVVIDIRAPEEEENKPLEIEGVEIKRIPFFKLATQFADLDKQKTYLLYCERGVMSKLQALYLIEQGYHNVKVYRP; encoded by the coding sequence ATGAAGTTTATTGTAAAGCTGTACCCAGAAATCATGATGAAGAGCAAGCCCGTGCGCATGCGCTTCACCAAAATGCTTGAAACCAACATCCGTAACGTGCTCAAAAAAGTTGATGAAGATGCCAAAGTGCAACGTCAATGGGACCGTATTTGGGTAAAGGTGCCAAATGATAAACCTGAATTAGCTCAGGCCTTTGGTGAGCGTTTAGCCTGTATTCCTGGGATCGCCCATGTGGTGCAAGTGGATGAATACAGCTTTACCTCAGTCGACGATATCTACCAGCAAGTCTTACCCGTTTACCGTGACCAAATTGCCGGTAAAACCTTCTGTGTGCGCGTCAAACGTACTGGCTCCCACGATTTTAACTCTATCGAAGTCGAGCGTTATGTCGGTGGTGGTTTAAACCAGTTTACCGATGCGATTGGCGTGCGTTTAAAGAACCCAGAAGTGACAGTTAACCTCGAAATCGAGGGCGATAAACTGTATATGGTGACTAAGCGTATCGAAGGCTTAGGCGGCTTCCCAATGGCGACACAGGAAGATGTGTTGTCTTTGATTTCGGGCGGTTTTGACTCAGGCGTGTCGAGCTACCAATTTATTAAGAAGGGCGCTCGTACCCATTACTGTTTCTTCAACCTCGGCGGTGCGCAGCATGAAATTGGCGTGAAACAAGTCGCTTACCATTTGTGGAAAACCTATGGTGAATCCCACAAGGTGAAGTTTGTATCTGTGCCGTTCGAGCCTGTGGTGGCCGAGATTTTAGAGAAAATCGACAACGGTCAAATGGGCGTGGTGCTCAAGCGTATGATGATGCGCACCGCGGCGCGTATTGCCGAGCGTATGGGCATTCAGGCGATTGTGACAGGTGAGAGTTTAGGCCAAGTATCGAGCCAAACTTTAACCAATTTAAACGTCATTGACCGCTGCACCGATATGCTGATCCTGCGCCCGCTGATCGCCATGGACAAGCAGGACATCATCAACGAATGTCGCCGTATCGGTACCGAAGATTTTGCTAAATCTATGCCTGAATATTGCGGCGTGATTTCGCAAAAGCCAACCGTGAAGGCGGTACTGGCCAAGGTTGAGGCCGAGGAGACTAAATTCTCTGAGGACTTGATTGACCGTATCGTTGAGCAGGCCGTGGTCATTGATATCAGGGAGATAGCAGAACAAATGAATACGCGTATCACTGAAACTGAAACCGTTGTTGCTATCGACACCAATGAAGTGGTGATTGATATTCGCGCCCCAGAGGAAGAAGAGAACAAGCCGCTAGAGATTGAAGGCGTGGAAATCAAGCGCATTCCTTTCTTCAAATTAGCGACTCAGTTTGCCGATCTCGATAAGCAGAAGACTTACCTGTTGTACTGTGAGCGTGGTGTGATGAGTAAATTACAGGCGCTATACCTGATTGAGCAAGGTTATCATAATGTTAAGGTCTACCGCCCTTAA
- a CDS encoding serine/threonine protein kinase, which produces MSVGQVGKYQLLRHLGNGAFGDVYLAHDLALDAQKAIKILNAPDAADVMKKLEEAQILHKCMHKNIVHINEANVYDINSSSHVIIDMEYLPLGSFEDAIKSNSVSIHTTLRLIVDCLFALEHAHINGILHRDVKPANIMLCDFGAKLSDFGLATVLGLQMAGSPRGYTTHLPPEYFISRRTTELTDIFAVGVTLFRACNYVSDWESAVRSFINPTALIHAGQLVSSIGFAPFIPIKLKRIINKACSPNPSQRYQSAAEFRQAIEKLSPKIDWVPVGQNSFQGVSCGTQIPFSISLVPTRTAFNVEVKKNNRKLGGDCQSFNDIDTANKYIFNYVSSSLFVR; this is translated from the coding sequence ATGAGTGTAGGTCAAGTTGGAAAATATCAACTGTTACGACATTTAGGTAATGGCGCATTTGGAGATGTTTATTTAGCTCACGATCTTGCTCTAGATGCACAGAAAGCAATCAAAATACTTAATGCTCCAGATGCTGCTGATGTAATGAAGAAGCTAGAAGAAGCCCAGATTCTTCATAAATGCATGCATAAAAATATCGTACATATAAATGAAGCAAATGTTTATGATATAAATTCGTCTTCACACGTAATTATTGATATGGAATATTTACCGCTTGGTAGCTTTGAAGATGCCATCAAGAGCAATAGCGTTTCAATTCATACCACATTGCGGCTAATCGTTGATTGTTTGTTCGCTTTGGAACATGCTCATATAAACGGGATACTTCATCGGGATGTAAAACCAGCGAATATTATGCTTTGCGATTTCGGTGCAAAATTGTCTGATTTTGGTCTAGCTACTGTTTTAGGATTGCAGATGGCTGGCTCTCCACGAGGATATACGACCCATTTACCTCCAGAGTATTTTATAAGCCGTCGCACAACGGAACTAACAGATATTTTTGCTGTTGGTGTTACATTGTTTCGCGCTTGTAATTATGTCAGTGATTGGGAAAGTGCTGTCAGAAGTTTTATAAATCCGACAGCTCTTATTCATGCTGGTCAGCTCGTAAGCTCCATTGGGTTCGCTCCGTTTATTCCTATAAAACTCAAGAGAATCATTAATAAAGCTTGCTCACCAAATCCCAGTCAACGATACCAAAGCGCGGCAGAATTTCGACAAGCAATTGAAAAATTATCCCCAAAAATTGATTGGGTACCCGTTGGTCAAAATTCGTTTCAAGGTGTGAGCTGTGGTACTCAAATACCTTTCTCTATATCGCTTGTACCAACAAGGACTGCATTTAATGTTGAAGTGAAAAAGAATAACAGAAAGTTAGGGGGGGATTGCCAGTCATTTAATGATATTGATACTGCCAATAAATACATATTTAATTACGTATCATCGTCTTTGTTTGTGCGATGA
- a CDS encoding alpha/beta fold hydrolase, producing MSCCPDNPLVNEDVASNAYVLEGEPSETLILFAHGAGANRDSDFMCQMAAGLVAKGFQVMRFNFPYMQANAVDGKKRPPDRAPKLLARFSEMLDVAHAQPMVKRVVLMGKSMGGRMAALLACDSVQASRIDSVICLGYPFIPLKGGEPRLEPLNDCQVPVLVLQGERDKFGGKMQIPSWPLKRDIQIEYLADGDHSFVPRKSSGTTEAANLALAVDLSAKFIG from the coding sequence GTGAGTTGTTGCCCGGATAATCCTTTGGTCAACGAGGATGTTGCTTCAAACGCCTATGTGTTAGAAGGCGAGCCATCAGAAACCTTGATTTTATTTGCCCACGGCGCGGGAGCGAATCGAGACTCCGACTTTATGTGCCAAATGGCCGCAGGTCTTGTCGCCAAGGGGTTTCAAGTGATGCGCTTTAACTTTCCCTACATGCAGGCCAATGCCGTGGATGGTAAAAAGCGCCCCCCTGACAGAGCGCCAAAGTTGCTTGCCCGTTTTAGCGAGATGCTCGATGTGGCGCACGCTCAGCCTATGGTTAAGCGTGTGGTCTTGATGGGCAAATCCATGGGCGGACGCATGGCGGCTTTATTGGCCTGCGATAGTGTGCAAGCGAGCCGTATCGACAGCGTCATTTGTTTAGGTTATCCCTTTATTCCGCTTAAGGGCGGTGAACCTAGGTTAGAACCCCTAAACGACTGCCAAGTGCCCGTATTAGTGCTGCAAGGGGAGCGGGATAAGTTTGGCGGTAAGATGCAAATCCCTAGCTGGCCGCTTAAGCGCGATATTCAAATTGAATACTTAGCCGATGGGGATCATAGTTTTGTCCCAAGAAAGTCGTCAGGCACGACCGAAGCGGCTAACCTTGCATTGGCTGTTGATTTATCAGCAAAATTTATTGGCTAA